CAATGGCGCCAGGATGCGGTCATGGATAGCCTGGCCCCAGGTCTTGCCGTCTTTTTCGGCGATGATCTTGCCGGCCACGATGTAGAGCAGGTTGTCGTACGCGTAGCTGTTGCGGAAGCTGGTTGCCGGCTTGACGTACCGGAGTTTGGCAATGATCTCGTCGGTGGAGAACGCGGTACTCGGCCACCACAGCAAGTCGCCCGCGCCCAGCCCCAGGCCGCTGCGATGGGTGAGCAGGTCGCGGATGGTCATCACGCCGGTCACGTACGAGTCGTACATCTGGAAGCCCGGCAGGTGCATGGTCACCGGGTCGTCCCATTTGAGTTTTCCTTCATCCACTAGCATGGCCAGGGCGGCGGCGGTGAAGCCCTTGGAATTGGACGCCACCTCGAACAGCGTCTTGCCGTCCACGGGCGCGGGTTCGCCCAGCTTGCGCACACCGTAACCCCTGGTGGCTACTACTTTGCCGTCCTTGACGATGGCAATCGCGATGCCCGGCACATCGAACGTCTTCAATGCCAGGTTGACGTCGGCGTCGAGGTTGTAGGCGGGGACCGGCGCGGCTTTGGTCGCGGCAGTTGCCGGCGCCGCCAACACGGGAACGGCGCCACCGAGCGCCACCAGCGCCAGCGCCATCGCGCTGGCATTGAACAAACGAACAATCTTCATCGGCTTATTTCTTGAACTGTTTATCGACCGATGCCTGCGTCACCGGGTGGTAATGGTCGCGCGCCTTGGCGTACACGCTGCGCGCCCACTCGGCTTGCGCCGGTTGTTTCAGCAGCGCCGTGTACAGCGGCACCACGAACTTCTGGCGGCCCACGCTCATGAGGAATTTGGTGAGCGGTTGGCGCACGTCGTAGCCGGCCTTGACGGACGCCAGGTAGAAGCGGAACGCGATTTCGTTGTTGCCGCTTTTCGCCAGGCCGAAGTTCTGGTCGAGGTCACGCAATTGCGCCGCCGTGGCCTTGCCGTCGATGTCGTTCAGGAAGTGCATCCATTCGAGCGCGATCCAGCCCTTGCCATTGAGGTCGGCCGTGGGCAGTTCGCCGCGCAGCCAGCTGTTGCGCTGTTCGTCCAGTGCCGCCAGGCGTGGCGAGGCCGCGCGCACGGCATTGGCCGGAATGCCGGCGCCGTACAGCCACTCGTCGAGCTCCACCTGCGCCATGTATTCGGGATGGGCGTCGAGCAGGTTCTTTTTCAGGTAGTCGACGAATTCGTCGGTGGTGGCCGACTTGAACGCATGCGAGTCGAACCAGCCGCGCAGGAACACATCGAACGTTTCGCGACCGGCGCGCTGTTCGAGCGTGCGCAGGAACCAGGCGCCCTTCGGATAAATCAGGCTGCCGTCCGAGTACGCCGACGGATCGACGTCCGGGCCGCGCGTGGCCAGCGCCTGCCTGGCGGCGGGGATGGTGGCCAGCGACGCCAGCGCCTCTTCCTGCTCCACTTGCAAATTCATCTCGGCGATTTCCGGACCGTAGATTTTTTCCACGATGCGGGTGGTGACGTAGGTGGTAAAGCCTTCGTTGAGCCACATGTACTTCCACGAGGCGTTGGTCACCAGGTTGCCTGACCACGAGTGCGCCAGTTCATGCGCGATCAGATCGACCAGGCTCTTGTCGCCGGCGATCATGGTCGGCGTGAGGAAGGTCAGGCGCGGGTTTTCCATGCCGCCATACGGGAACGACGGCGGCAGCACGATCATGTCGTAACGCTCCCACCGGTACGGGCCGTACAGGCTTTCGGCCGCTTCGATCATTTTCTCGGTGTCGGCCAGCTCGCTGGCAGCCGCTTCGATGCGCGCCGGTTCGGCATACACGGCCGAACGCGGGCCCAGCGTGCGCACGTCGATCTCGCCGATGGCAATGGCCAGCAGGTACGATGGAATCGGCTGCGTCATCTTGAACTTCCAGCCGCCCTTGCCGGTGGCGGCAGGGTCGTTGTCGGCGCTCATGAGCACGCGCAGGCCGGTCGGCGCGTCGATGCGCGCGCTGTAGGTGAAGCGCACGGCAGGCGTATCCTGCACCGGCGCCCACGAGCGGGCGTTGATGTCCTGCGACTGGCTGAACATGAACGGACGCTTGCCCGACATGGTCTGCGCGGGCGCCATCCATTGCAGCGCGGCGGCCGACGGCGCGGTGCGGTAGTACACGCGCACCTTCTGCGGCTGGAACGGCAGCGCGATGCGCAGGGCGCGTCCCTTTTGCAGGTCGAACTTGTCGAGCATGTACGACGTGGAGGTCCAGCGGCCGTTCGGGTTCAATACCTGCACGCGCGAGATACTGAGTTCTTTCGTGTCGAGTACCAGCGTGCGCGAGGTCTTGTCGATCCAGTTCAGCGTCAGTTCGGCATAGCCGGACAGGGTCTTGCGGCCGAAATCGGCCTTCAGGTCCAGATACAGGTCGCTGGTGCGCACCTGGTCGTAGCGGGCGTAGCTCAGCGGGTCGGCGTGGGCGACGGTCACGCCCAGCGACATCAGTGCGGATAGCACGACCGCGGACAAGGTCTTCTTGATTTGCATGGTGATCTTTTCTATGTAAAGGGGGCCTGTTAGCATCAAGCGCGAAGCAGAATAGCATAGCCATGTATCCGTAATGTGTACAGCGGCGCTGCCAGGCTTGCAAGGTGCTAACTGGGCTGTGCTATCATGTCGGCCGTAAGTGGGGAGTAGTCGGCCCGCGCCTCCTGGCGCAGGAATTTGCATCAACATGATCGGTCCGCAGACCGTGGTGCAAATGGTTGAAAAACTTGACGAGACCATGATCGAAGCGCGGCCATAGTGGGCCGGGGACGCGCTTTGGATCATAGGTTCTTATCAGCCGGCCCGCGCATCTCACTCAACACCCCAATGGAAGCATTCTTCATCTCCACAGGCATTGTCGCGCTGGCAGAAATCGGCGACAAAACCCAGCTGCTCGCTTTCGTTCTTGCCGCAAAATTCCGCCGTCCCGTTCCGATCGTCGCCGCCATTTTCGTGGCCACCCTGGCCAACCACGCGTTTGCCGCCGCCATCGGCACCTGGATCACCAGCCTGCTGGGGCCCGACATACTGCGCTGGGTACTCGGCGCCTCGTTCATCGCAATGGCCGTGTGGACGCTGGTACCCGACAAGCTCGATGAGGAAGACACCAACTTCGCGCGCTACGGCGTATTCATGACCACCCTGATCGCCTTTTTCATGGCGGAGATGGGCGACAAGACGCAAGTGGCCACCGTGGCCCTGGCCGCGCGCTACGACAGCCTGCTGGCAGTGGTGGCCGGCACGACGCTGGGCATGATGCTGGCCAACGTGCCGGCCGTGTACCTGGG
This is a stretch of genomic DNA from Duganella zoogloeoides. It encodes these proteins:
- a CDS encoding TMEM165/GDT1 family protein gives rise to the protein MEAFFISTGIVALAEIGDKTQLLAFVLAAKFRRPVPIVAAIFVATLANHAFAAAIGTWITSLLGPDILRWVLGASFIAMAVWTLVPDKLDEEDTNFARYGVFMTTLIAFFMAEMGDKTQVATVALAARYDSLLAVVAGTTLGMMLANVPAVYLGDRIAHRISLKLVHGIAAVIFAVLGVATLLGVGAGLST
- a CDS encoding M1 family metallopeptidase gives rise to the protein MQIKKTLSAVVLSALMSLGVTVAHADPLSYARYDQVRTSDLYLDLKADFGRKTLSGYAELTLNWIDKTSRTLVLDTKELSISRVQVLNPNGRWTSTSYMLDKFDLQKGRALRIALPFQPQKVRVYYRTAPSAAALQWMAPAQTMSGKRPFMFSQSQDINARSWAPVQDTPAVRFTYSARIDAPTGLRVLMSADNDPAATGKGGWKFKMTQPIPSYLLAIAIGEIDVRTLGPRSAVYAEPARIEAAASELADTEKMIEAAESLYGPYRWERYDMIVLPPSFPYGGMENPRLTFLTPTMIAGDKSLVDLIAHELAHSWSGNLVTNASWKYMWLNEGFTTYVTTRIVEKIYGPEIAEMNLQVEQEEALASLATIPAARQALATRGPDVDPSAYSDGSLIYPKGAWFLRTLEQRAGRETFDVFLRGWFDSHAFKSATTDEFVDYLKKNLLDAHPEYMAQVELDEWLYGAGIPANAVRAASPRLAALDEQRNSWLRGELPTADLNGKGWIALEWMHFLNDIDGKATAAQLRDLDQNFGLAKSGNNEIAFRFYLASVKAGYDVRQPLTKFLMSVGRQKFVVPLYTALLKQPAQAEWARSVYAKARDHYHPVTQASVDKQFKK